The genomic interval TGTTGATGTGGCAGAATTACACTTTCCACGAATTCTAATTAACTGAAAAGAGAACCCAAGTGATGTACTCACACCCTGTGcagtgtgtttccaccttgcacCAACtcattccgggtagactctggatcAGCCATGACCTAGAACAGGATGAAGCAACTAcggataatgaataaatgaatgacgaaaagaaaaaggaaaccAAGCAATGAATCATGACCAGTCAGCAAGGATGACCTCACAAAATATTTCCACGGTGATGGATGTCATCCAACCGTTTACATTGAATATATGTGTATTTTCCAGTTATCTGTGAAGTTCTATGGCAGCAAGTCAGAGGAACTTGGAAATGCTGTGCTACATCTCACAGCCGTTGGTATGTTACTGATCTCATcttacacacaagcacacacacacccacacgcaAAAAGTCTTTGCTTACACAAGTAAAACCAGACATTAAACATACACTTGGGTACATATGATTATAAGCCTAGCATTATCTTCAAGATTGTCCTTCATAGAAAGAGTTCTAAACACTCTCTCAAAGGTTTAACAGAATTTCCTTAATTTCTGCCACTGCCACTGTACTACATTTTAGTGGTTGGTGACACTTAGTGAGTACAGCATGGTCCACCACGTGGCAGACTGGCATTCAAAGCTCTGCCCAGGAAGGCACTCCATAGCCTTAAAGGCAACTGGGGAAGACTCTTAATGCTAGAATCATCTACATCACCTAACTTTAGCTGGATTATTTTTCAGActtcataaatgtaaatatacaacAATTGTACAAGACTGATTATTCTGAATAGTTAAATACATCCCTGAAgttgtcattttttttcatgGTATTTTGCCCATACTGGTGGATGGCCGTTCGTGGTTGAGGGTATGCTGTGCAATTTTTACCTGCTGCTTcccaccaatgtgtgtgtgatttgacaCACATGAAATGGCATTCTTTGCCGTGTTAATTGTAAAATTTTCTTGGGTATTTAGAAAGGTGCTGTATTTTTGGAGAAAACCTCAGCTCTAATATTCACACATTCCAAGTAAACAACAGTAGGATGACTCTACATGACTGGTTCAAGACTTGACAGGCATATAGGCAGCTAAGCACCAATAGCATAATTCTCAGAATTGAACCATTGAAAGAGGTACATGTGAACTCTGGTTGAAATGCACACCCAAGTACTGAAAGAATGGATTATAATGGACTTGATCTCAAGACTGATGTAATAATTACCAGCCAGACTGGGATTGTGGTTAAGGTAAGGTTACACATAGTGTTAGAATGGAAATTATGTGCATGACTGTTAATGAAAATGAAGCTTACTGGTTTGTGCAAAGTGTTTTGGTTACGATAGCAGTTTTATGTGAATTCAAAGCACAGAAGCTTATTTTGCATGCAACAACCATATGTAATTTAATCCCCTAACGATTAAGTTGATCTGACATGGTTCATAGGAAAAACCAGCTTGGATTTAAAGTTCTTGATACAAGCATGGCATTGGCTACAGAAAGACAATATACAGCATGTACCTGTTCTTTTTGTCCAGTGCATTAAGATTGTGACCTTTCAAACAGAAGCtactaaaaacatttttcaaattcATGTACGAGCTATGTCTATGGCCTGCTGGTAATAGCATTTTGTAAGTTTCTCTGTTAAATAGCAGAAATATTCTCTGTCTTTATTCTCTTGAAGAGATTTCTTTGGATGTGGATGCAGACCGAGATGGGGTTGTTGAGAAGAACAACCCAAACAAGGTGAGCTATGAGTTACAGGTACTTTAGGTGGATTTGGCCTTCCATTAGGATTCCAGCTAGGATTGCTCAAGATCCCAGTACTTTGAGCACCATTTGTTGGATTATAGTGATATTAAAGCAGTCAATCTCATGCTGGTATCTAGTTCCAAGCAGCTAACACCCTGGCTTTCAGGCAGATCTAAAGCCGATGCCATCAGTCATAACTGTCTTTAGGGAATCTGTCTGCAGTAGTGCAGAAATAGTTAAGGGGCTGCTTCATGTTCCTACTTGTGTCTTGTCACTAGTCTCTCGTTATGTTCTAAAGTAGATTGAGATGTGGGTTTAGCATATCTCTCAGCTCTCAATAGCCAAACAGGCTTCAGCGGAAATATTCTTCATTTCAAAGTAACATACAGGTAGGTAGGtcataaataaattctgtggtaaAGCAGCATTATGTATACCTTTTGTGTTAGAAATTAAAGAAGTAGCAGTACTGAGATtgtaaaagaaatatattttaaaataggaGACTCCTGGGGGTCACAGCCCTGCCGATACTGACCTTACTGATGGTCTTACATTTTGCAGTTTTTATTCagtaaaaaaacagtaaaatattcAATCAAAATCAGAATTGTGTGGTTAAAATTGGACAGTACAATTACAGTTCCATCACCAAATGTCTTTGGGCCTGGAttcttaatatttacatttgccaAACTATAAACACAGCAGAAAGCTCAGACTAATTCGCTTGGCAGGGGCATTTTTTTAGCACATGTGACTTTACAAAATATACTTTCTGCAGCTTCCAGATTTCTACCCCCTTTAAATCATTGTGTTTTACTCCCTTAAAAGGCTTCATGGAAATGGGGTCCCAAAGGCCATGGTGCCATTCTGCTGGTCAATTGTGATTCTGAGTCCTATGGTAAGAAGGAAGTGGACAATGTGAATGAGGATATTAGTAAAGTTGCTGGTAAGTTGACCCACTGTAAGATGCACTTAATAGTCTGTCTGGAGTTATCCTACCCTCCTGTATCTGGTTATAGATAGCTGTGTTGCGTAAATTGAGAGTgatcttgtttttattaaacacatactGCTATCAGCTTAAGTACATGAATAGTCAATACCTTGGAAAGGTTCTGAAATGGAAGACTGCAATCAACACAGCCATCTTGTCTTCCAACTTAAAGCAAGACAAATGCTGAAATTTCACTTCTTAAATATTctcaaatattttatattactaaagaaaaattaattgtatattaaagaaaaaatatgtcatttttatgACCTGACATTTTGTCAATGAACATGATTATAtagtatttttttacatttagcaTAAAACAAATGAGATATAGAATTAAACCACTTCAAATTCCTCGGGTGACCCAGTTTGGACAGAGGGGGACCTCCCTGTATGATCAAAgtaggtttagtacagaatgtTTGATATATCCAGGCTATTAGGTATGATGTCTGTTTTATAGTGTGAAGAGGAATTATTGGAGTAAATGGCTGAATACGTCTTTAATTACAGCAGATTTTGAAAACAATTATGAAATTCATGCTTCTGTAATTCAACGTAactgtttctgaaataaaggtATTACCACATAATTAATAAGACAattaataagattttttttcccatgtCAGATTTAAAGGACATGTCCAGGATGATCTTGCGTACTAAGGGTCCAGCTAAGCTCCCTGAGGGCTATAAGCTAAGTCTGCACATCACTCAGACGGAcgcagagagtgtgagagtgttcaGGAATAGGTCTGCTGGTCAGCCACAGGCCAGCAGCTCTTTCAGTAAGTTACATCAGAAGCATGTTTTTATCCTTCAGTTTGGTAGAATTAAATTACCTCACTGCAGATAAATAGCCCTTAACATATGATAAATCTGTGGAAGATATAGGCTGGATTGTACATCATTATAATAAGGGTATTCAATGAAATTCTTGACAGTGTAATGTTTTCCTGGCTTCATCATGGACTATTTTACTAAGGAACATGTTAATAATTAATAGTTAAATATAGCAGATGAGTTATTTTACCCTGTTGATACTGCCAAAGAAACAATGTCGCACAAAATCTTTATAGATACCAAACCTAGATTTATGATCACCACAAATCTTTAACTTGATTAAAGATCACAGATGTAATCAGACTATTTTTGCCTGTATCCAGTATACAAAACCAACTCCGATCAGTAGAAAACCATACGAATGTCATGGTGATCAAAGGCTGATGATTTGAAAATCCTACAGTTTGTCTATGTGAactgttttctgcatttttccaGAATATATGCTCCTGAAGCTCTTCATGGAGGACTACCCTCTGGTGCTTAATAAGGAGCATCTGGCTGGGGAGGTTCCCTACCTAGGTGGGAATTCTGAGCTTGAGTTCTTTGTGGAAGGTCTTCGCTTCCCGGATAAAGACTTTGAGGGACTTGTCACCATTAACCTCAGTCTTTTAGAGCCCAGTGCCCAGGTGGGTGAACACAACCATGTTTGGTATTTGTTGTGGAATATTATTGgtgtccaaaaacaaaaaaactttaaaaatggcCACTTTAAAAGAGAAggcaaaatgtttctttatttttaatctgttaTAAGTCAAATCAGCAATTTTCTCTGGTGGTTCTTTTTCAGATTTTAGACTAGCTATTATACCAACAACTAAGTCCTGGGTGTACAGAATATGGACAAAATTATTGGGAAACCTCCACATTAAAACTACAGGAGCTTTTATAGCATCCCATTCTAAATCCAAAGACATTAAAATGGTGTTGTTTCTTCATTAGCAGCTATAACATTGTCCACACTGTGAGACTGTGAgaatttttgcccattcatTTTGAAAGCATTTGTGAGATCAGATAACTATGTTGAACAAAAAGGCCTAGATAACAATCTCTGTAGTGTACAGTTGTCTAAAATGTCTTGGTATGCTAAAGCATCAAGTTTCTCTTCTTTGGAACTAAGGGACCTAGGGAAaaccctgaaaaacaaccctaTACCATCTCTCCTCCACCAATGTTTACagttggcacaatgcagtcagtcactcacaaggCAGTCAGTCATTCTCCTGGCATTACCCAATCTTGCCCCAACTTCTCAATAATATCATTCACAGTTGTTTGTGAAATATATAGGAGGGAGGAAAATTCACAAACTGACTTGTTGCAAATGTGCCATCCtattaccattcattcattgtctgtaaccgcttgtccagttcagggtcatggtgggtctggagcctacccggaatcactgggtgcaaggcaggaacacatcctggagggggcaccagtccttcagagggcaacacacacatgacATGAACTAAAtcatattcaaaataataaagtaaataaacttGCTCTACAAGAGATCATGACATTATTAATGTACATGCAGGGTTTTTTAGAGATTTTAATTTTAGaactaaatgaaacaaacatcaTAGGTTTCAGTGGAGCTTCTAGCCAATGAGGATTATGCATCAGGCTGTCTTTTATCTCTCACAGCTCCTGAGAAGCAACTGTAGTGGCTGGCTCTGGAGCTTGCATCTGCTTCGCAGTTGTGAGATTATAAACCATCACATAAAGTCGGACAAAAAAACTAACCAGCATGCAACACACCAAAACAAATGGCAATTGGTTTGCGCAGCGCCGGGTTAAATCTGAACAAGCCTATAGATTATGTActaaagttattttaaacagGGTTGCCACCATGTTGATGACCTGCTCTATGGCAGAAACTGGCACTGCCAAGAAATGacagattgctccttttaaGAGAATTTCAATTGGTCCATTCTTTATGAAAAAATCATAAAATGCATCAATGTTTATTGTTGTAGAAAAGTAAAACTGCTGTTGCTAAAGGCAGTGATATTCTATATCTTTACTTTCTAAGTCATTTTCTACAGCCAAAACATTGAAATCTAATGCTGATTCTATGTTTGTTTTCTAGGATTTTCCAGAGACACCCATCTACACTGATAAGGTTGTTTTCCGTGTGGCCCCTTGGATCATGACCCCCAACACTCTCAATCCTGTTGAGGTGTTTGTGTGCAGGTAGGAAAATTAATATTGGTAGTCATCTTTGACATGTAAATCACTTTGTTAATAATTACCTCTTATAAGTAACAGATTAATGATAGCATTAAAATACCAACAAATCTAGTGCATTTCTGCTCTGAGCAGTTTCTGTCCACTCTCATGTGAGAGGTAGCACCACCTGAGTCTTATTTACTGCGTGAATAGATTTGTTAACTCATCTTCATTGAAGTGAATGAATATTGATGACATGGCTTTCCTCAGAATGACTCAAAACCATCTCCGGTgtcttgatttatttattgatttattttcctTAATGTGCTGGCAGCACAAAAGATAACAAAGAGTTTCTGAAGGGCATGAGAAATCTGGTGCAGAAGAATGGATACAAGCTGAAAATATGTCACGAATACATGAACCGAGGAGATCGCTGGATGCAGGTTTGTGCTTACTCACAATttagtttttcatttaaaagtgttacttaatattttgaaaatagcTTGATGCAGGTTCCATAAGTAATCGCTCCTCCTGTTCCCTCACAGGATGAGATTGAGTTTGGATACATTGATGCTCCACACCACGGATTCCCTGTGGTGCTGGACTCCCCAAGAGATGGAGATCTTAGGGATTTCCCCTATGAGAAGTTACTGGTACGATCAGTGATTCATGCTCACAGCACTGACTGCCACAATTAGGGTTAAATCCAGCTATTTTAGGTTGCACCAATTATCTCTGTGTACTCCATAGAAAGGTAATGCCATGAAAATGAAGCATCTGGACATGAGCCAAATGTGTGCTAGACCTTCTGTATAAAGCATTGTGCTGAATGTATTAACAATGTTCAAGCATTTATTGTAAAGCCTAAAGTAGAGGTTGTTGCTGCAGCAAAGCAGGGGGGGGGGACACTGCATAATAATACTAGATTTCAGATTGTTGGATGGGTAAGATGTGTATAAATGTCTGGATCTTTAGTGtactttaatattaaatacatgAGGTATTAGTCTAGCTTGTTGTTAAATGTAACTTTTAACTGCTTAATCTTTTGGTCTTAAAACAAAATTGAGTGAAAAGCACTTTAACATCTGTCTCAGGGTCCCGATTTTGGTTATGTGACCCGATATGCTAAAGCAGAAGAAGTGAGCAGCTTGGATTCTTTTGGTAATCTGGAACTCAGTCCCCCAGTCATTGTGAATGGGAAGAACTACCCGCTGGGCCGGATAATCATTGGTGTAGCCTTCCCTACGTAAGTGTTGACCTTAAGGCCTTGAAGAGTGGGTGGATAATGTTGTGTAGGATTGTAATCGAAGGGCATGCTGCTAAAAGAGGCTCACAATGTCTTTCTGTAACTGTCTTCATCAGTACAGTGCATGGCCGCAACATGACTAAAGTGGTCCAGGACTTCTTGTGGGCTCAGAAGGTTCAGGAGCCCATTGCCCTTtactctgattggctggctgTAGGCCATGTGGATGAGTTTATGAGTTTTGTCCCAGCTCCTGATAGAAAGGTAAACGAGGCTTTGTATACATTGCAGGAAATATTTTACCTCTGAATTCTGTATTTTAGACAGTGACCACATCGCAAGCTATTAATGATGATGTCTGATTAATATGCTTAGACTGTGGAACCATTTGCACACGTAGGCATATCAGTTTTAATATTAGTTATGCAAACCTGAGTACACTGAGGGCAGGAACAGGCCGTTCaatcagaaacaaaacataGTGTTCATGCTATGCTGCATGTTCAGGTTTGCAACCGCCAGAAATTGCTGTTCAGTCCATATACAATCCGTTATTCAAATTGGATTTGAGCTGTTTGTCTGAATCAGGTTTGACTGctcagcattaaaaaaaacaataaaaacactctGAGATGTTTAGCTGAAATGTTTTATTGGTGATCTGACTTTTTTCCATGCAGCCTTCTGCAAATTAGCTTCCTCAGGCAGGTTACATGTGCACTCTTTAGACACTGTTGTCTTTGTTCTCCACTCTTTTCATTGACCAGGGATTCAGATTGCTGCTGGCTAGTCCTGATGCAGCATATAAAATTTTCAGAAATGTCCAgaaaaatggaaatggaaagGCCAAACTGTTCCAAGGTGAATGTCAGCATAAATTACTAtttagacattcattcacatgaaTTACTAGTAAACATTGCTTGTGTTTTACCAGGCAAAGAAGAGGAGATCAGTGTTGATGAAATTTTGGGCGATGAGAAACTTCAAGCAGAGAATGACTATGTTCAGGTAAGGTATCTACTTCAAATCAGTTTCTTTAGAAATCAGTACAGTAGGTTCTCTGTTTAACAGCGTCACAAAATTGTAATGCAGTTTAGAACTGAGTATAGAACTCTTGCTCTTTTACAGAATTGTATTGACTGGAACCGTGATGTTCTGAAGAAAGAGCTTGGACTAGATGAAGAAGACATTATTGACCTACCcattctttttaaaatacttCCTGAAGAGGAAAACAGGGCTGTGGCCTACTATCCTGACCTGGTAGGGTTTCAGAGATTTCATACTTATCCATATTAGCaggttttattgttttgctAAACTAAACAGAGGGACAGTAAAGAGTGTTTGGGAGGCATGGTAGCACTAAAGGTGGAGTCTCTGCCACACAGATCCAGTttttcccacaatccaaaaacatatgATGATAGGTgaactggctgtgtgaaattctcaacaggggcagcacagtggcgttGCAGCTAATGTCGCTATCGCACGGCTCCAGCGTCCTGTGCTTGTGAGTTCGAGCCACGCTCTGGGTGATTGTTTTTGAGGagactggtgtgttctcccagtgtctgtgtgggtttcctctgggtgctctggtttcctcccaccggtCCAAAACACCggtccaaacacacaaaaaaaacttccaAATATTTACCAGGATAAagcacagagacttttatttctaaatacCCTGTAATATTGTAATTCTTTTGAAACTTCCTAAAGCCTAAGGTATACTTTTTGTAAATGTACATACTTCTGTTTACCTGAAATTCAGTTTAATCATATGGCATTATAAATGAATCTGTAGCTCCTCTTCagtaaaatacaattaaatgatTTGATTTGCCAGTATTCCCACTTGACTTTGTCATGTTTAATGCATAAAGTTCATACACTTTACATATATGCCTGCAGGTGAACATGATTGTGCTGGGTAAGAACCTGGGCATTCCCAAGCCTTTTGGGCCACAGGTGAATGGCAGCTGTGTCCTGGAGAAAGAGATGCAACTGTTGATGGAGCCACTGGGGCTTAACTGCACCTTCATCGATGACTTTTCCTCATATCACAAGCTCATGGGTGAAGTGCATTGTGGATCCAACGTGCTTCGCGAACGTTTCTCTTTCAGATGGTGGAACTTGGAGCTGTAGAAAAGCATAAGATGGTAGGGGGCCTTAGAAGGTACTTGCTTAGACAGATAGAGGCTTGCTAAGGGGGCACTGTTTACTGAACTAACTTTTCTATCAGATTCATAAGCAACATACTAATATGCATAATGCATTTAAATGTTTACTTTGTTCTATACAAATAAGGGCTAAGGGTTTTTCTAAGGGCTTAGTaaaacttaaaactttttttgtcAGGGACCGCAATATGTCAGGGGATATTTTCAAGTGTGTTCTTAGTTCTGTCTTGTTTGAGATTCTTTTCTTGCTACAGTAAGTGCCTTATTAATGAGTAATCAGCAGTCAAGTTTTGGTTTGTTGGTTTAATGGATTGAATCACACACTATTACacatataacattttattttacacttggGATTTCAATAAACCAATAGAAACATTCCACAAACTTTAATTTCTAGGAAATGTGATTtctcttattttatttacaaaacaaaacgtGTGGGGGTTGCTTTATTTACACTTAAGCTTTTTATACAAGTATCACACACAGCATTTACTGTCAGCGAGAACACATGTACAATCAGTTGATTAAGCAATATCTGTCTGCTTTGAATGAATTTCTGATTAAACATCACTTCTAGCGCGTGCCAGCATACAACAGTCTGACAATTGACAAAGACAAATTGTGCACATACAGGTCCCTGCCACTGGAGGGCACACTTCTCTTATTTGACATCACTTAAGAGGCAGCGAAATGCAAAGCAGCTTcagattttaaaatgcttttaaaactcCAGTCATTCCTCATCATTGTCTCATAAACTGTACACACAGGACATTTTAAACAACAAATTCCATAAATGGTCCTTTTCAGTACTAAATAAAACTTCAAATCTGCTTCAGAAAAAGCCTGCTTCATTTCCAGTTGTTCATTATGTTCAGGTTATAAAAAATGGCGGTCACATTTagtaaatatttcatattatacAAACGTCAaattagaaaatatgaaacataAAGTTTCTACAGGTTAAACAGATGCTAGAATCattgaaacatttaaacaaGAGTTTGTCAGTTATGcaaacagaaacagagggtAGCAAGTGACGCAGATGATATAATTCTCA from Hoplias malabaricus isolate fHopMal1 chromosome 3, fHopMal1.hap1, whole genome shotgun sequence carries:
- the padi2 gene encoding protein-arginine deiminase type-2 isoform X1 gives rise to the protein MEQQKRQPGTRLSGSPLINKVLRLDSSQRTFRLDVNKTLNVVYVVGTELRVSLDKYAPVESKFFSVKCTPSVRCRAVPTTAGGSLFSPQPLTNSSVLFISMDTASELPNESKLSVKFYGSKSEELGNAVLHLTAVEISLDVDADRDGVVEKNNPNKASWKWGPKGHGAILLVNCDSESYGKKEVDNVNEDISKVADLKDMSRMILRTKGPAKLPEGYKLSLHITQTDAESVRVFRNRSAGQPQASSSFKYMLLKLFMEDYPLVLNKEHLAGEVPYLGGNSELEFFVEGLRFPDKDFEGLVTINLSLLEPSAQDFPETPIYTDKVVFRVAPWIMTPNTLNPVEVFVCSTKDNKEFLKGMRNLVQKNGYKLKICHEYMNRGDRWMQDEIEFGYIDAPHHGFPVVLDSPRDGDLRDFPYEKLLGPDFGYVTRYAKAEEVSSLDSFGNLELSPPVIVNGKNYPLGRIIIGVAFPTTVHGRNMTKVVQDFLWAQKVQEPIALYSDWLAVGHVDEFMSFVPAPDRKGFRLLLASPDAAYKIFRNVQKNGNGKAKLFQGKEEEISVDEILGDEKLQAENDYVQNCIDWNRDVLKKELGLDEEDIIDLPILFKILPEEENRAVAYYPDLVNMIVLGKNLGIPKPFGPQVNGSCVLEKEMQLLMEPLGLNCTFIDDFSSYHKLMGEVHCGSNVLRERFSFRWWNLEL
- the padi2 gene encoding protein-arginine deiminase type-2 isoform X2, which gives rise to MIAHRTLRIELGKSTRTLCVVGTENTVYLSRYAPVESKFFSVKCTPSVRCRAVPTTAGGSLFSPQPLTNSSVLFISMDTASELPNESKLSVKFYGSKSEELGNAVLHLTAVEISLDVDADRDGVVEKNNPNKASWKWGPKGHGAILLVNCDSESYGKKEVDNVNEDISKVADLKDMSRMILRTKGPAKLPEGYKLSLHITQTDAESVRVFRNRSAGQPQASSSFKYMLLKLFMEDYPLVLNKEHLAGEVPYLGGNSELEFFVEGLRFPDKDFEGLVTINLSLLEPSAQDFPETPIYTDKVVFRVAPWIMTPNTLNPVEVFVCSTKDNKEFLKGMRNLVQKNGYKLKICHEYMNRGDRWMQDEIEFGYIDAPHHGFPVVLDSPRDGDLRDFPYEKLLGPDFGYVTRYAKAEEVSSLDSFGNLELSPPVIVNGKNYPLGRIIIGVAFPTTVHGRNMTKVVQDFLWAQKVQEPIALYSDWLAVGHVDEFMSFVPAPDRKGFRLLLASPDAAYKIFRNVQKNGNGKAKLFQGKEEEISVDEILGDEKLQAENDYVQNCIDWNRDVLKKELGLDEEDIIDLPILFKILPEEENRAVAYYPDLVNMIVLGKNLGIPKPFGPQVNGSCVLEKEMQLLMEPLGLNCTFIDDFSSYHKLMGEVHCGSNVLRERFSFRWWNLEL